The Hevea brasiliensis isolate MT/VB/25A 57/8 chromosome 1, ASM3005281v1, whole genome shotgun sequence genome has a window encoding:
- the LOC110643918 gene encoding U11/U12 small nuclear ribonucleoprotein 35 kDa protein yields MSRSNVNLVFYADSYHPIQVGSIDGTDIVPHDNGVYRALLCSSAGLYDPFGDPKVIGDPYCTVFVGRLSHSTTEHTLRKAMSKYGRVKNLRLVRDIVTGASRGYAFVEYETEREMRRAYKDAHHTFIDDSEIIVDYNRQQLMPGWIPRRLGGGLGGRKESGQLRFGGRERPFRAPLQSIPFDDLKRLGIPPPPEGSYMSRFQVPSPPRRNRSSIDREESSHVRSSIDKEERSHRSSSLEREERYNTRSSRDKEERYGKSHSEEREERYRKGSPVDREDHHYERSSLDREKYNQKRSPAYREETLHKTDAEEYSHRSSRDREEGSYKRHRHNSGSDRHKKRRSTARDHSDC; encoded by the exons ATGAGCAGGAGCAACGTAAATTTAGTGTTCTACGCTGATTCATATCATCCGATTCAAGTAGGAAGCATCGACGGCACCGATATTGTCCCCCACGACAACGGCGTTTACCGTGCTTTGCTCTGCTCCTCTGCTGGCCTCT ATGATCCCTTCGGCGACCCCAAGGTTATTGGCGACCCTTATTGCACAGTTTTCGTAGGTCGCCTCTCTCATTCAACCACCGAACACACTCTTCGCAAG GCTATGAGCAAGTACGGTCGAGTGAAGAACTTGCGCTTGGTCAGGGACATTG TAACTGGTGCCTCTCGTGGCTATGCTTTTGTTGAATATGAAACTGAAAGAGAGATGCGTCGTGCATACAAG GATGCTCATCATACCTTCATTGATGACTCTGAAATAATAGTTGATTATAACAGGCAGCAGTTGATGCCTGGCTGGATCCCAAGAAGGTTAG GAGGTGGCCTTGGTGGTAGGAAGGAGTCTGGACAGCTTCGGTTTGGTGGGCGAGAACGACCATTTAGAGCTCCTCT GCAATCAATTCCTTTTGATGATTTGAAGAGGCTTGGCATTCCTCCTCCACCAGAAGGAAGTTACATGTCCCGTTTTCAG GTCCCATCTCCCCCTAGAAGAAATCGGAGCTCCATAGACAGGGAAGAAAGCTCTCACGTTAGGAGTTCTATTGACAAAGAAGAACGCAGTCACAGAAGTAGCTCTCTGGAGAGGGAAGAACGCTACAACACAAGGAGCTCTAGGGACAAGGAAGAACGCTATGGCAAAAGTCACTCCGAGGAGAGGGAAGAACGTTACCGTAAAGGGAGCCCTGTGGATAGGGAGGATCATCATTATGAAAGGAGCTCTCTGGACAGGGAAAAATACAATCAGAAAAGAAGCCCTGCTTACAGGGAAGAAACTCTTCACAAAACAGATGCGGAAGAGTACTCCCACAGAAGTTCTAGGGATCGGGAAGAAGGCTCTTACAAGCGCCACAGGCATAATAGTGGGTCTGACAGACACAAAAAGAGGCGATCCACTGCTCGGGATCACTCTGATTGCTAA
- the LOC110643919 gene encoding uncharacterized protein LOC110643919 isoform X2 — translation MTAASKNHQHHHLPPSSSRPPRNPNLSTITTTLTNLQNPNPNSNSSTTPNTPIILSQQDQVLSHSTHLTRQELLKRRSYNLKQLSKCYRDHYWALMEELKIQYRDYYWKYGVSPFKEDHPLLQQQKLEQGCAVEIGENNHRCLFVGCKLKAMALNSFCHLHILSDAKQKLYKPCGYVIKSAQSGPITCGKPILRSTVPSLCTVHFQKAQKHVTRALKKAGLNVSSSSKLAPKFHVIVAEYVRQIQAKRKAAKRENRIKGLDKEVTGN, via the exons ATGACTGCGGCTTCCAAGAACCACCAACACCACCACCTCCCACCCTCCTCTTCCCGGCCACCCAGAAACCCTAACCTCAGTACCATCACAACCACACTGACTAACCTCCAAAATCCCAACCCTAATTCTAATTCCTCCACTACTCCTAATACACCAATCATCCTCTCCCAACAAGACCAGGTTCTCTCACACTCCACCCACCTCACGCGCCAAGAACTCCTTAAGCGTCGTTCTTACAACCTCAAGCAGCTGTCCAAATGTTACAGAGACCACTATTGGGCTCTAATGGAGGAGCTTAAGATTCAGTACAGAGATTACTATTGGAAGTACGGTGTTAGCCCATTCAAAGAAGACCATCCCCTGCTACAACAACAAAAGCTAGAGCAAGGCTGCGCTGTAGAAATTGGAGAG AACAATCATCGGTGTCTGTTTGTGGGGTGTAAGCTAAAGGCCATGGCTTTGAATAGTTTTTGTCATTTGCATATTCTCTCTGATGCCAAGCAGAAGCTCTACAAGCCTTGCGGTTATGTCATCAAGAG TGCTCAGTCAGGACCTATAACATGTGGAAAGCCAATATTGAGATCAACTGTTCCTTCTCTCTGCACTGTACACTTCCAAAAGGCTCAGAAGCATGTAACTCGGGCTTTGAAGAAAGCTGGTCTTAATGTTTCCTCATCAAGTAAACTTGCTCCTAAGTTCCATGTGATAGTAGCAGAATATGTGCGTCAAATTCAAGCAAAAAGAAAAGCTGCAAAAAGGGAAAATAGAATCAAAGGTTTAGATAAGGAAGTCACTGGTAACTAA
- the LOC110643919 gene encoding uncharacterized protein LOC110643919 isoform X1 → MTAASKNHQHHHLPPSSSRPPRNPNLSTITTTLTNLQNPNPNSNSSTTPNTPIILSQQDQVLSHSTHLTRQELLKRRSYNLKQLSKCYRDHYWALMEELKIQYRDYYWKYGVSPFKEDHPLLQQQKLEQGCAVEIGEVESGSVNIEVIGENNNVNGNNAISNYMGDLDLKNNHRCLFVGCKLKAMALNSFCHLHILSDAKQKLYKPCGYVIKSAQSGPITCGKPILRSTVPSLCTVHFQKAQKHVTRALKKAGLNVSSSSKLAPKFHVIVAEYVRQIQAKRKAAKRENRIKGLDKEVTGN, encoded by the exons ATGACTGCGGCTTCCAAGAACCACCAACACCACCACCTCCCACCCTCCTCTTCCCGGCCACCCAGAAACCCTAACCTCAGTACCATCACAACCACACTGACTAACCTCCAAAATCCCAACCCTAATTCTAATTCCTCCACTACTCCTAATACACCAATCATCCTCTCCCAACAAGACCAGGTTCTCTCACACTCCACCCACCTCACGCGCCAAGAACTCCTTAAGCGTCGTTCTTACAACCTCAAGCAGCTGTCCAAATGTTACAGAGACCACTATTGGGCTCTAATGGAGGAGCTTAAGATTCAGTACAGAGATTACTATTGGAAGTACGGTGTTAGCCCATTCAAAGAAGACCATCCCCTGCTACAACAACAAAAGCTAGAGCAAGGCTGCGCTGTAGAAATTGGAGAGGTAGAAAGCGGTAGTGTTAATATTGAAGTTATTGGTGAAAATAATAATGTTAATGGTAATAATGCTATTTCTAATTATATGGGCGATTTGGATTTGAAGAACAATCATCGGTGTCTGTTTGTGGGGTGTAAGCTAAAGGCCATGGCTTTGAATAGTTTTTGTCATTTGCATATTCTCTCTGATGCCAAGCAGAAGCTCTACAAGCCTTGCGGTTATGTCATCAAGAG TGCTCAGTCAGGACCTATAACATGTGGAAAGCCAATATTGAGATCAACTGTTCCTTCTCTCTGCACTGTACACTTCCAAAAGGCTCAGAAGCATGTAACTCGGGCTTTGAAGAAAGCTGGTCTTAATGTTTCCTCATCAAGTAAACTTGCTCCTAAGTTCCATGTGATAGTAGCAGAATATGTGCGTCAAATTCAAGCAAAAAGAAAAGCTGCAAAAAGGGAAAATAGAATCAAAGGTTTAGATAAGGAAGTCACTGGTAACTAA